From Streptomyces sp. CMB-StM0423, a single genomic window includes:
- the mshB gene encoding N-acetyl-1-D-myo-inositol-2-amino-2-deoxy-alpha-D-glucopyranoside deacetylase, protein MSRELPRRRLLLVHAHPDDETITTGATMARYAAEGALVTLVTCTRGEEGEVIPPALARLGPERDDALGPHRAGELAAAMRALGVTDHRFLGGPGRFRDSGMQGLDQNGRPGTFWSAGVDEAAGLLVPVIRGVRPQVLVTYDPRGGYGHPDHVQAHRVATRAAELAAAASYGADTAEPWAVARIYWTCIARSAAEKGLAELAAAGHHFPGTATVADLPGVVDDGEVTSAVAGGAYAAAKARAMAAHETQITVAGGAFALSNGLGQPILTTEQFRLAGGAEAARRDPGAVETDLFAEVAA, encoded by the coding sequence ATGAGCAGGGAGCTTCCGAGGCGCAGGCTGTTGCTGGTACACGCGCATCCGGACGACGAGACGATCACCACCGGCGCCACCATGGCGCGGTACGCCGCCGAGGGGGCCCTCGTCACCCTGGTGACGTGCACCCGGGGCGAGGAGGGCGAGGTCATTCCGCCCGCCCTCGCCCGTCTGGGACCCGAGCGTGACGACGCGCTCGGCCCCCACCGGGCCGGTGAACTCGCCGCGGCCATGCGGGCGTTGGGCGTCACCGACCACCGCTTCCTGGGCGGCCCCGGGCGGTTCCGGGACTCGGGCATGCAGGGCCTCGACCAGAACGGGCGTCCCGGCACATTCTGGTCGGCCGGCGTCGACGAGGCGGCGGGGCTGCTGGTGCCGGTGATCCGCGGGGTACGGCCGCAGGTGCTGGTCACGTACGACCCGCGGGGCGGCTACGGCCACCCCGACCACGTCCAGGCCCACCGCGTCGCCACCCGCGCCGCGGAACTGGCCGCGGCCGCGTCGTACGGCGCGGACACCGCGGAGCCGTGGGCGGTGGCCCGTATCTACTGGACCTGCATCGCGCGCAGCGCGGCGGAGAAGGGCCTCGCCGAACTGGCCGCGGCCGGCCACCACTTCCCCGGCACCGCGACCGTCGCGGACCTGCCGGGCGTGGTGGACGACGGCGAGGTCACGTCGGCCGTGGCGGGGGGCGCGTACGCGGCGGCGAAGGCGCGGGCGATGGCGGCGCACGAGACGCAGATCACCGTGGCCGGCGGCGCCTTCGCGCTCTCCAACGGGCTGGGCCAGCCGATCCTGACCACCGAGCAGTTCCGGCTCGCCGGCGGCGCGGAGGCCGCGCGGCGCGATCCGGGCGCGGTGGAGACCGACTTGTTCGCGGAGGTGGCGGCGTGA
- a CDS encoding DUF6113 family protein encodes MLGALGGLAGSLVQGAWSPGGLLLALAAVGGLCYGAGVATGGRGAGFTAGGGWLIAIFVISLNRPEGDFAFASGLGPSLFLFGGMLTAVICTTLPQLLAVAEPPSRLPE; translated from the coding sequence GTGCTCGGCGCCCTCGGCGGGCTCGCCGGTTCACTCGTCCAGGGGGCCTGGTCACCGGGCGGGCTGCTGCTCGCCCTCGCCGCCGTCGGCGGGCTCTGCTACGGCGCCGGGGTGGCCACCGGGGGCCGCGGCGCGGGCTTCACCGCGGGCGGTGGCTGGCTCATCGCGATCTTCGTCATCTCCCTCAACCGCCCCGAGGGCGACTTCGCCTTCGCCTCCGGACTCGGGCCGTCGCTCTTCCTCTTCGGCGGGATGCTGACCGCTGTGATCTGCACCACCCTGCCGCAGCTCCTCGCAGTTGCAGAACCGCCGTCCCGACTCCCCGAGTGA
- a CDS encoding LPXTG cell wall anchor domain-containing protein, which translates to MSRRRAHVLSGALLAAALGAGPALAGVLPQAHATEGPVAGAHGPGGGAEAPDTAEDIEAGFAAAEAELEAEAQEAGAWGPDDDCEEPETGGGSPGGGGEESGPGTEPVEPGHDGGEVPGAEAPGAEVPDAEGPAPEVPPAELPDAELPDTEAPDTEVPDWEAPDTEVPDTEAPGPEAPDTEAPDVEAPAAEPPAAEPPGAPDAEAPGPELPGAEPPASDVPAPPAPDEEQPAPGGGADGEGDGFEPPDSHNPPADYDDAGEKPDELPHTGADIWLPLASGIGGLAALGAGAVVVARKRRAHA; encoded by the coding sequence TTGTCACGCCGTCGCGCCCACGTGCTGAGCGGGGCGCTGCTCGCCGCAGCGCTGGGCGCGGGGCCCGCCCTCGCGGGCGTCCTCCCGCAGGCCCACGCGACCGAGGGCCCGGTGGCCGGGGCGCACGGGCCGGGGGGCGGGGCGGAGGCTCCGGACACCGCGGAGGACATCGAGGCCGGGTTCGCGGCGGCGGAGGCGGAGCTTGAGGCCGAGGCGCAGGAGGCAGGGGCGTGGGGTCCGGACGACGACTGCGAGGAGCCGGAGACCGGCGGCGGTTCTCCGGGCGGCGGGGGCGAAGAGTCCGGCCCGGGTACGGAGCCGGTCGAGCCGGGCCACGACGGGGGTGAGGTGCCCGGTGCCGAGGCTCCGGGGGCGGAGGTTCCGGACGCCGAGGGCCCGGCGCCGGAGGTCCCCCCGGCCGAACTCCCCGACGCCGAACTCCCCGACACCGAGGCCCCGGACACCGAGGTCCCGGACTGGGAAGCCCCGGATACCGAAGTTCCGGACACCGAAGCCCCGGGCCCTGAAGCCCCGGATACAGAAGCTCCCGACGTCGAAGCTCCCGCGGCCGAGCCCCCCGCTGCCGAACCGCCCGGCGCCCCCGACGCCGAAGCCCCCGGGCCCGAACTCCCCGGCGCCGAGCCCCCCGCGTCCGACGTACCCGCGCCTCCGGCGCCGGACGAGGAGCAGCCCGCGCCCGGCGGCGGGGCGGACGGGGAGGGCGACGGCTTCGAGCCGCCCGACAGCCACAACCCGCCCGCCGACTACGACGACGCGGGCGAGAAGCCCGACGAACTGCCCCACACCGGCGCCGACATCTGGCTGCCGCTCGCCTCCGGCATCGGCGGTCTCGCCGCCCTCGGCGCCGGTGCCGTCGTGGTGGCCCGCAAGCGGCGCGCCCACGCCTGA
- a CDS encoding ABC transporter ATP-binding protein → MTSPEVAEAPAEAPGEEPILEVRDLVKHFPLTRGIVFRKQIGAVQAVDGVSFDLRRGETLGIVGESGCGKSTIAKMLVNLEQPTAGLIRFKGEDITRLSGRALRAVRRNIQMVFQDPYTSLNPRMTVGDIVGEPYDIHPEVAPKGSRRQRVQELLDVVGLNPEHINRYPHQFSGGQRQRIGIARGLALRPEIIVADEPVSALDVSVQAQVVNLLERLQNEFHLSYIFIAHDLSVVRHISDRVGVMYLGRIVESGTDEAIYEHATHPYTQALLSAVPVPDPEARESRERILLSGDVPSPANPPSGCRFRTRCWKAQPVCAEKDPALDVPPWFRDAEGAVAHPSACHFAAEWEDEEGPGQAAPGVGG, encoded by the coding sequence ATGACCAGCCCTGAGGTGGCCGAGGCGCCGGCGGAGGCGCCGGGCGAGGAGCCGATCCTCGAAGTGCGCGACCTGGTCAAGCACTTCCCGCTCACCCGGGGAATCGTCTTCCGCAAGCAGATCGGTGCCGTACAGGCCGTCGACGGCGTCTCGTTCGACCTGCGGCGCGGCGAAACCCTCGGCATCGTGGGGGAGTCCGGCTGCGGGAAGTCGACCATCGCCAAGATGCTGGTCAACCTGGAGCAGCCCACCGCCGGCCTGATCCGGTTCAAGGGCGAGGACATCACCCGGCTCTCCGGGCGCGCGCTGCGGGCCGTGCGGCGCAACATCCAGATGGTCTTCCAGGACCCGTACACCTCGCTCAACCCGCGGATGACCGTCGGCGACATCGTCGGCGAGCCGTACGACATCCACCCCGAGGTGGCGCCGAAGGGCAGCCGGCGGCAGCGGGTCCAGGAACTGCTGGACGTCGTCGGGCTCAACCCCGAGCACATCAACCGCTACCCGCACCAGTTCTCCGGCGGGCAGCGGCAGCGGATCGGGATCGCGCGCGGGCTCGCGCTGCGGCCGGAGATCATCGTCGCGGACGAACCGGTCTCGGCGCTGGACGTCTCCGTGCAGGCGCAGGTGGTGAACCTGCTGGAGCGGCTGCAGAACGAGTTCCACCTGTCGTACATCTTCATCGCGCACGACCTGTCCGTGGTTCGGCACATCTCGGACCGGGTCGGGGTGATGTACCTCGGCCGGATCGTGGAGTCCGGCACCGACGAGGCGATCTACGAGCACGCCACGCACCCGTACACGCAGGCGCTGCTCTCGGCGGTGCCCGTGCCGGACCCGGAGGCGCGGGAGAGCCGGGAGCGGATCCTGCTCAGCGGCGACGTGCCGTCGCCGGCGAACCCGCCGTCGGGGTGCCGGTTCCGTACGCGGTGCTGGAAGGCGCAGCCGGTGTGCGCGGAGAAGGACCCGGCGCTGGACGTGCCGCCGTGGTTCCGGGACGCGGAGGGGGCGGTGGCGCACCCGTCGGCGTGCCACTTCGCGGCGGAGTGGGAGGACGAGGAGGGGCCGGGACAGGCGGCCCCCGGCGTGGGCGGGTAG
- a CDS encoding ABC transporter ATP-binding protein — MTALLDVRDLLVEFRTREGVAKAVNGVSYSVAPGETLAVLGESGSGKSVTAQAVMGILDSPPGFVTGGQVLFQGEDLLKLGREARRKVRGERMAMIFQDALSSLNPVLTVGYQLGEMFRVHRGASRAEAKARSIELMERVRIPAARERVNDYPHQFSGGMRQRIMIAMALALGPELIIADEPTTALDVTVQAQVMDLLAELREETGMGLILITHDLGVVADVADKIAVMYAGRIMETASVHDLYKAPAHPYTRGLLDSIPRLDQKGQELSAIRGTPPSLLAIPPGCPFNPRCPRAQDVCVTDRPPLYEVTDDDGRPLPGRGSACHFWKDQLHDQP, encoded by the coding sequence GTGACCGCGCTGCTCGACGTCCGCGACCTGCTAGTGGAGTTCCGCACCCGGGAGGGGGTGGCGAAGGCCGTCAACGGCGTCTCGTACAGCGTGGCTCCGGGCGAGACGCTGGCGGTGCTCGGCGAGTCCGGCTCGGGCAAGTCCGTGACCGCGCAGGCCGTGATGGGCATCCTCGACTCGCCGCCGGGGTTCGTCACCGGCGGGCAGGTGCTCTTCCAGGGCGAGGACCTGCTGAAGCTGGGCCGCGAGGCGCGCCGCAAGGTGCGCGGCGAGCGGATGGCGATGATCTTCCAGGACGCGCTGTCGTCGCTCAACCCCGTGCTCACCGTGGGCTATCAGCTCGGCGAGATGTTCCGCGTGCACCGCGGCGCGAGCAGGGCGGAGGCGAAGGCCCGGTCGATCGAGCTGATGGAGCGGGTACGGATCCCGGCCGCCCGGGAGCGCGTCAACGACTACCCGCACCAGTTCTCCGGCGGCATGCGGCAGCGCATCATGATCGCGATGGCGCTGGCGCTCGGTCCTGAACTCATCATCGCGGACGAGCCGACGACGGCGCTGGACGTGACCGTGCAGGCGCAGGTGATGGACCTGCTGGCGGAGTTGCGCGAGGAGACGGGGATGGGGCTGATCCTCATCACCCACGACCTGGGCGTGGTCGCGGACGTCGCCGACAAGATCGCGGTGATGTACGCGGGCCGGATCATGGAGACGGCGTCCGTCCACGACCTGTACAAGGCACCGGCGCACCCGTACACCCGCGGGCTGCTGGACTCCATCCCGCGTCTCGACCAGAAGGGCCAGGAGCTGAGCGCCATCCGCGGCACGCCCCCCAGCCTGCTGGCCATCCCGCCGGGCTGCCCCTTCAACCCCCGCTGCCCGCGCGCCCAGGACGTCTGCGTGACGGACCGCCCGCCGCTGTACGAGGTGACGGACGACGACGGCCGCCCGCTACCGGGCCGGGGGAGCGCGTGCCACTTCTGGAAGGACCAGCTTCATGACCAGCCCTGA
- a CDS encoding ABC transporter permease, with translation MPERYEEKQRADIGTQEAESLPGSDVLQAEAGGAPGTDQPAHSLWSDAWQDLRRNPVFVVAGLLILFLIFVSLWPSVVATGSPYDCDIAKRNLGAESGHPFGFDSQGCDVYNRTVYGARASLTVCTLATLGAAVLGTVLGGLAGYFGGWGDAVLSRITEVFFGIPILLGGLVFLSVIKSGSVWPVIGLIVLLGWPQVARIARGSVITAKQNDYVQAARTLGASTRRIMMRHVLPNAVAPIIVVATIALGTYVALEATLSFLGVGLKPPTISWGSEISTASTQIRNAPHALLWPAGALSLTVLAFIMLGDAVRDALDPKLR, from the coding sequence ATGCCTGAGCGCTACGAGGAGAAGCAGCGGGCGGACATCGGGACCCAGGAGGCGGAGTCGCTGCCCGGCAGCGACGTCCTCCAGGCCGAGGCCGGCGGCGCCCCCGGGACGGACCAGCCGGCCCACAGCCTGTGGTCCGACGCCTGGCAGGACCTGCGCCGCAACCCCGTCTTCGTCGTCGCCGGGCTGCTGATCCTCTTCCTGATCTTCGTCTCCCTGTGGCCCAGCGTGGTCGCCACCGGCAGCCCGTACGACTGCGACATCGCCAAGCGCAACCTCGGCGCCGAGTCCGGCCACCCCTTCGGCTTCGACAGCCAGGGCTGCGACGTCTACAACCGCACCGTCTACGGCGCCCGCGCCTCACTGACCGTCTGCACCCTGGCCACCCTCGGCGCCGCCGTCCTCGGCACCGTACTCGGCGGCCTCGCCGGCTACTTCGGCGGCTGGGGCGACGCGGTCCTCTCCCGGATCACCGAGGTGTTCTTCGGCATCCCGATCCTGCTCGGCGGCCTGGTCTTCCTCTCCGTCATCAAGAGCGGGTCCGTCTGGCCGGTGATCGGGCTGATCGTGCTGCTGGGCTGGCCGCAGGTGGCGCGGATCGCGCGCGGCTCGGTGATCACGGCCAAGCAGAACGACTACGTCCAGGCCGCCCGCACCCTCGGCGCCTCCACCCGGCGCATCATGATGCGGCACGTGCTGCCCAACGCCGTCGCGCCGATCATCGTCGTCGCCACCATCGCCCTCGGCACGTACGTGGCGCTGGAGGCGACCCTGTCGTTCCTCGGCGTCGGCCTGAAGCCGCCGACCATCTCCTGGGGCAGCGAGATCTCCACCGCATCCACCCAGATCCGCAACGCGCCGCACGCCCTGCTGTGGCCCGCCGGGGCGCTGAGCCTGACGGTGCTGGCGTTCATCATGCTCGGCGACGCGGTGCGCGACGCGCTCGACCCGAAGCTCAGGTGA
- a CDS encoding ABC transporter permease: MGRYVIRRLLQMIPVFIGTTFLIFFMVYALGDPVAAMFGDRAPDPATAAQIRRDLHLDKPLWQQYLLYMGNIFSGDFGQAFNGQPVLDLMRRAWPITVRLALLAVLFEMLIGVTLGVISGLRRGRAVDTGVLFATLVVISIPTFVTGYVLQYLLGVKWGWVKPAVSSGAPWNELVLPAVVLALVSLAYTTRLTRTSVAENARADYVRTAVAKGLPRRRITVRHLLRNSLIPVVTFLGIDIGNLMGGAIVTERIFNIQGVGFQLWQGVLRQNAPTVVGFVTVLVIVYLLANLVVDVLYAVLDPRIRYA; encoded by the coding sequence ATGGGCCGCTACGTGATCCGGCGGCTGCTGCAGATGATCCCCGTGTTCATCGGCACCACGTTCCTCATCTTCTTCATGGTCTACGCGCTCGGCGACCCGGTCGCCGCCATGTTCGGCGACCGGGCGCCCGACCCCGCGACCGCGGCGCAGATCCGCCGGGACCTCCACCTCGACAAGCCGCTCTGGCAGCAATACCTGCTCTACATGGGCAACATCTTCTCCGGCGACTTCGGCCAGGCGTTCAACGGCCAGCCGGTGCTGGACCTGATGCGCCGCGCCTGGCCGATCACCGTCCGGCTCGCCCTGCTCGCCGTCCTCTTCGAGATGCTCATCGGCGTCACCCTCGGCGTGATCTCCGGGCTGCGGCGCGGCCGGGCGGTGGACACCGGGGTGCTCTTCGCCACCCTGGTCGTGATCTCCATCCCGACGTTCGTCACCGGCTACGTGCTGCAGTACCTGCTCGGCGTCAAGTGGGGCTGGGTCAAGCCCGCCGTCTCCTCCGGGGCGCCGTGGAACGAACTGGTGCTGCCCGCGGTGGTGCTGGCGCTGGTCTCGCTCGCGTACACCACGCGGCTGACCCGTACCTCCGTGGCCGAGAACGCCCGCGCCGACTACGTCCGCACCGCCGTCGCCAAGGGCCTCCCGCGCCGCCGCATCACGGTCCGCCACCTGCTGCGCAACTCCCTGATCCCGGTGGTGACCTTCCTCGGCATCGACATCGGCAACCTCATGGGCGGCGCGATCGTCACCGAGCGGATCTTCAACATCCAGGGCGTCGGCTTCCAGCTCTGGCAGGGCGTCCTGCGCCAGAACGCGCCCACGGTGGTCGGCTTCGTCACCGTCCTCGTCATCGTCTACCTGCTGGCGAACCTGGTGGTGGACGTGCTCTACGCGGTCCTCGACCCCCGGATCCGCTATGCCTGA
- a CDS encoding peptide ABC transporter substrate-binding protein has translation MRRATRASWTACVVCAALAATGCGSDSGDGSSSGGGGGTFTAQWGDPQNPLEPANTNEVQGGKVLKLITRGLVIYDPKTAEPKNMLAQSIKSDDQKNWTVKLKKGFRFSNGEPVTADSFVDAWNYAANIKNRQVNATFFRYIDGYDKVHPTAEGSEPSAQKLSGLKVVNDRTFTVKLSQEFSIWPETLGYPAFAPLPKAFFDNHDAWLDKPIGNGPYKIESFSRGTSMKLVKDGKYKGDDAAKNDGVELKVYTDQNTAFTDLQAGNLDISDELPAGQLANARNDLGDRFINQKAGIIQTLAFPLYDDAWGGADNVDLRRGISKAIDRDQITKQIYDNTRIPAKDWTSPVIGAKGGFDDTICGDLCTFDPKQAKKLIDGAGGLPGGKVTISSNVDTGSHREWMDAVCNSINKALGKENACVVNPIGTFADFRTQVVDRSFKGPFRAGWQMDYPLIENFLSPTYVTGASSNDGEYSNKKFDRLINQANAAESTAAAVKKYKEAERLLAKDVPSIPLWYQNGIAGHSDRVTDVTLDPFSVPNYPDVKVK, from the coding sequence ATGCGCCGAGCCACCCGCGCCTCATGGACCGCCTGCGTCGTGTGCGCCGCACTCGCCGCGACCGGCTGCGGCAGTGACAGCGGTGACGGCAGTTCGTCAGGCGGCGGCGGAGGCACCTTCACCGCGCAGTGGGGCGACCCGCAGAACCCGCTGGAGCCGGCCAACACCAACGAGGTCCAGGGCGGCAAGGTCCTCAAGCTGATCACCCGCGGGCTCGTCATCTACGACCCGAAGACCGCCGAGCCGAAGAACATGCTCGCCCAGTCCATCAAGAGCGACGACCAGAAGAACTGGACCGTCAAGCTCAAGAAGGGCTTCCGGTTCAGCAACGGCGAGCCGGTCACGGCCGATTCCTTCGTGGACGCCTGGAACTACGCGGCCAACATCAAGAACCGCCAGGTCAACGCCACCTTCTTCCGGTACATCGACGGCTACGACAAGGTCCACCCGACCGCGGAGGGCTCCGAGCCGAGCGCCCAGAAGCTCTCCGGCCTGAAGGTCGTCAACGACCGGACGTTCACCGTCAAGCTGTCGCAGGAGTTCTCCATCTGGCCGGAGACCCTCGGCTACCCGGCCTTCGCGCCGCTGCCGAAGGCGTTCTTCGACAACCACGACGCATGGCTCGACAAGCCCATCGGCAACGGCCCGTACAAGATCGAGTCGTTCTCCAGGGGCACGTCGATGAAACTCGTCAAGGACGGCAAGTACAAGGGCGACGACGCGGCCAAGAACGACGGCGTCGAGCTGAAGGTCTACACCGACCAGAACACGGCCTTCACCGACCTCCAGGCCGGCAACCTCGACATCTCCGACGAGCTGCCCGCCGGCCAGCTCGCCAACGCCAGGAACGACCTCGGCGACCGCTTCATCAACCAGAAGGCCGGCATCATCCAGACCCTCGCCTTCCCGCTCTACGACGACGCCTGGGGCGGCGCCGACAACGTCGACCTGCGCCGCGGGATCTCCAAGGCGATCGACCGCGACCAGATCACCAAGCAGATCTACGACAACACCCGCATCCCCGCCAAGGACTGGACCTCCCCGGTCATCGGCGCGAAGGGCGGCTTCGACGACACGATCTGCGGCGACCTGTGCACGTTCGACCCCAAGCAGGCCAAGAAGCTCATCGACGGCGCCGGCGGCCTCCCCGGCGGGAAGGTGACGATCTCCTCCAACGTCGACACCGGCTCCCACCGGGAGTGGATGGACGCGGTCTGCAACAGCATCAACAAGGCGCTCGGCAAGGAGAACGCCTGCGTCGTCAACCCCATCGGCACCTTCGCGGACTTCCGCACCCAGGTCGTGGACCGCAGCTTCAAGGGCCCGTTCCGTGCGGGCTGGCAGATGGACTACCCGCTGATCGAGAACTTCCTGTCGCCGACGTACGTCACCGGCGCCTCCTCCAACGACGGCGAGTACAGCAACAAGAAGTTCGACCGCCTCATCAACCAGGCCAACGCCGCCGAGAGCACCGCCGCGGCCGTCAAGAAGTACAAGGAGGCGGAGCGGCTGCTCGCCAAGGACGTGCCGTCGATCCCGCTCTGGTACCAGAACGGCATCGCCGGCCACTCCGACCGCGTCACCGACGTCACCCTCGACCCCTTCAGCGTCCCGAACTACCCGGACGTCAAGGTCAAGTAG
- the typA gene encoding translational GTPase TypA — protein MPTRQDIRNVAIVAHVDHGKTTLVDAMLKQAGAFAEHQLQSVDDRVMDTGDLEREKGITILAKNTAVKYHPKGGDPVVINIIDTPGHADFGGEVERGLSMVDAVVLLVDASEGPLPQTRFVLRKALQARLPVILCINKTDRPDSRISEVVDDTYDLFLDLDADEEQIEFPIVYACARDGVASLTQPEDGTVPADSDSLEPFFSSILDYVPAPSYDEGAPLQAHVTNLDADNFLGRIALLRVEQGELKKGQTVAWIKRDGTVQNVRITELMMTDALTRRPAQLAGPGDICAVAGITEIMIGETLADPENPVALPLITVDEPAISMTIGTNNSPLVGKGVGGGKSKGHKVTARLVKDRLDRELVGNVSLRVLTTERPDAWEVQGRGELALAILVETMRREGFELTVGKPEVVTKEIDGKVHEPVERMTIDAPEEHLGAITQLLAARRGRMETMTNHGSGWVRMEFVVPSRGLIGFRTEFLTQTRGTGIAHSIFEGHEPWFGELRTRSSGSLVADRTGAVTAFAMTNLQERGTLFVEPGTEVYEGMIVGENSRSDDMDVNITKEKKLSNVRSSTADIAESIVPPRKLSLEQSLEFCRDGECVEVTPDTVRIRKVVLDGRERARAASRAKHA, from the coding sequence ATGCCGACGCGCCAGGACATTCGCAACGTCGCCATCGTCGCCCACGTCGACCACGGCAAGACCACCCTGGTCGACGCCATGCTCAAGCAGGCCGGCGCCTTCGCCGAGCACCAGCTCCAGTCCGTCGACGACCGGGTCATGGACACCGGGGACCTGGAGCGCGAGAAGGGCATCACCATTCTCGCCAAGAACACCGCGGTGAAGTACCACCCCAAGGGCGGCGACCCGGTGGTGATCAACATCATCGACACCCCCGGCCACGCCGACTTCGGCGGCGAGGTCGAGCGCGGCCTCTCCATGGTCGACGCCGTCGTGCTGCTGGTCGACGCCTCCGAGGGCCCGCTGCCGCAGACCCGCTTCGTGCTGCGCAAGGCGCTCCAGGCGCGGCTGCCCGTGATCCTCTGCATCAACAAGACCGACCGGCCAGACTCGCGGATCTCCGAGGTCGTGGACGACACGTACGACCTCTTCCTCGACCTCGACGCCGACGAGGAGCAGATCGAGTTCCCGATCGTCTACGCCTGCGCGCGTGACGGCGTCGCCTCGCTGACCCAGCCGGAGGACGGCACGGTGCCGGCGGACAGCGACAGCCTGGAGCCGTTCTTCTCCAGCATCCTGGACTACGTCCCGGCCCCGTCGTACGACGAGGGCGCGCCGCTCCAGGCGCACGTGACCAACCTCGACGCCGACAACTTCCTCGGCCGCATCGCGCTGCTGCGCGTGGAGCAGGGCGAGCTGAAGAAGGGGCAGACCGTCGCGTGGATCAAGCGCGACGGCACCGTGCAGAACGTGCGGATCACCGAGCTGATGATGACCGACGCGCTCACCCGCCGCCCCGCGCAGCTCGCCGGGCCCGGGGACATCTGCGCGGTCGCCGGCATCACCGAGATCATGATCGGCGAGACCCTCGCGGACCCGGAGAACCCGGTCGCGCTGCCGCTGATCACCGTCGACGAGCCGGCGATCTCCATGACCATCGGGACGAACAACTCGCCGCTGGTCGGCAAAGGAGTCGGCGGCGGGAAGAGCAAGGGCCACAAGGTCACCGCCCGGCTGGTCAAGGACCGCCTCGACCGCGAACTCGTCGGCAACGTGTCGCTGCGCGTGCTGACCACCGAGCGCCCCGACGCCTGGGAGGTGCAGGGCCGCGGTGAGCTGGCGCTGGCGATCCTGGTGGAGACGATGCGCCGGGAGGGCTTCGAGCTGACCGTCGGCAAGCCCGAGGTGGTCACCAAGGAGATCGACGGCAAGGTCCACGAGCCCGTCGAGCGCATGACGATCGACGCGCCCGAGGAGCACCTCGGCGCGATCACGCAGCTCCTCGCCGCCCGGAGGGGCCGGATGGAGACGATGACGAACCACGGGTCCGGCTGGGTCCGGATGGAGTTCGTCGTGCCCTCGCGCGGGCTCATCGGCTTCCGTACGGAGTTCCTGACGCAGACCCGCGGCACGGGCATCGCGCACTCGATCTTCGAGGGGCACGAGCCGTGGTTCGGCGAGCTGCGGACGCGCAGCAGCGGGTCGCTGGTCGCGGACCGGACGGGCGCGGTGACGGCGTTCGCGATGACGAACCTCCAGGAGCGCGGGACGCTCTTCGTCGAGCCGGGCACCGAGGTGTACGAGGGCATGATCGTCGGGGAGAACTCCCGCTCCGACGATATGGACGTCAACATCACCAAGGAGAAGAAGCTCAGCAACGTCCGGTCGTCCACGGCCGACATCGCCGAGTCGATCGTGCCGCCGCGGAAGCTGTCGCTTGAGCAGTCGCTGGAGTTCTGCCGCGACGGCGAGTGCGTCGAGGTCACGCCGGACACGGTGCGGATCCGCAAGGTGGTGCTCGACGGGCGCGAGCGCGCGCGGGCGGCCTCGCGGGCGAAGCACGCGTAA